One Pseudomonas fluorescens genomic region harbors:
- a CDS encoding OprD family porin has translation MSTLGCNSVRPSRFCAIHPRSALSLIGCSSLALALPMSASAEGFLDDSKATLNLRNAYFNRNFVNPANPQGKAEEWTQSFILDAKSGFTQGTVGFGLDILGLYSQKLDGGKGTGGTQLLPIHDDGRPADNFGRMGVALKAKVSKTELKVGEWMPVLPILRSDDGRSLPQTFRGGQITSTEINGLTVYGGQFRGNSPRNDASMEDMSMNGRGAFTSDRFNFGGGEYTFNDKRTLVGVWYAELSDIYQQQYFNLSHSQPLGDWTLGANLGFFTGKEDGSAQAGDLDNKTAFAMLSAKYGGNTFYVGLQKLTGDDAWMRVNGTSGGTLANDSYNASYDNAKERSWQLRHDYNFVALGVPGLTLMNRYISGDNVHTASTSDGKEWGRESELAYTVQSGPLKNLNVKWRNATIRRDFSTNEFDENRIFISYPISLL, from the coding sequence GTGAGCACACTCGGCTGCAATTCCGTCCGCCCTTCCCGTTTTTGCGCTATTCATCCGCGTTCTGCCCTGAGCCTGATCGGCTGCAGCAGTCTGGCCCTCGCCCTGCCGATGAGCGCCAGCGCCGAAGGCTTTCTCGATGACAGCAAAGCCACGCTGAACCTGCGCAACGCCTACTTCAATCGCAACTTCGTCAACCCGGCCAACCCACAGGGCAAGGCCGAAGAGTGGACGCAGAGCTTCATCCTCGATGCCAAATCCGGCTTCACCCAAGGCACCGTCGGCTTCGGCCTCGACATCCTCGGGCTGTATTCTCAAAAGCTCGATGGCGGCAAAGGCACCGGCGGCACGCAACTGCTGCCGATCCACGATGACGGGCGTCCGGCCGACAATTTCGGCCGTATGGGTGTGGCGCTGAAGGCGAAGGTATCCAAGACCGAATTGAAGGTCGGCGAATGGATGCCGGTGTTGCCGATCCTGCGCTCCGACGACGGCCGCTCCCTGCCCCAGACTTTTCGCGGCGGCCAGATTACTTCCACCGAGATCAACGGTCTGACCGTCTACGGCGGCCAGTTCCGCGGCAACAGTCCGCGCAACGACGCCAGCATGGAAGACATGTCAATGAACGGCCGCGGCGCGTTCACTTCGGATCGTTTCAACTTCGGCGGCGGCGAATACACCTTCAATGACAAGCGCACGCTGGTGGGCGTGTGGTACGCCGAACTCAGCGACATTTATCAGCAGCAGTATTTCAACCTCAGCCACAGCCAGCCGCTCGGCGACTGGACATTGGGTGCCAACCTCGGTTTCTTCACCGGCAAGGAAGACGGCAGCGCCCAGGCCGGCGACCTCGACAACAAGACCGCGTTCGCCATGCTCTCGGCCAAGTACGGCGGCAACACGTTCTATGTCGGCCTGCAGAAACTCACGGGCGATGACGCCTGGATGCGGGTCAACGGCACCAGCGGCGGCACCTTGGCCAACGACAGTTACAACGCCAGTTATGACAACGCCAAAGAGCGCTCCTGGCAGTTGCGCCACGACTACAACTTCGTCGCCCTCGGCGTTCCCGGCCTGACTTTGATGAACCGCTATATCAGCGGCGATAACGTTCACACCGCCAGCACCAGCGACGGCAAGGAATGGGGCCGCGAGTCGGAACTGGCCTATACCGTGCAAAGCGGTCCGCTGAAAAACCTCAACGTGAAATGGCGCAATGCGACAATCCGTCGAGACTTCAGCACCAATGAATTTGACGAGAACCGGATCTTTATCAGCTATCCGATTTCGTTGTTGTAA
- a CDS encoding NAD-dependent epimerase/dehydratase family protein encodes MTSTSTPRAPFNRLLLTGAAGGLGKVLRERLRPYANVLRLSDIAALAPAADEHEEVVLCDLADKQAVHQLVEGVDAILHFGGVSVERPFEEILGANISGVFHIYEAARKHGVKRVIFASSNHVIGFYKQDEKLDATSPRRPDGYYGLSKSYGEDMASFYFDRYGIETVSIRIGSSFPEPQNRRMMHTWLSFDDLTQLLERSLYTPNVGHTVVYGMSANKDVWWDNRYADHLGFEAKDSSEVFRDKVEAQPMPADDDPARIYQGGAFVAAGPFGD; translated from the coding sequence ATGACGTCTACTTCTACCCCCCGCGCTCCTTTCAATCGCCTATTGCTGACCGGCGCGGCCGGCGGCCTGGGCAAAGTACTGCGCGAACGCCTGCGTCCTTACGCGAACGTGTTGCGCCTGTCCGATATCGCCGCCCTCGCCCCGGCAGCCGATGAGCATGAAGAAGTCGTACTCTGCGACCTCGCCGACAAGCAAGCCGTGCATCAACTGGTCGAAGGTGTGGATGCGATCCTGCACTTCGGCGGCGTCTCGGTTGAGCGTCCTTTCGAAGAAATTCTCGGTGCCAACATCAGCGGCGTCTTTCACATCTACGAGGCCGCACGCAAGCACGGTGTGAAGCGAGTAATCTTCGCCAGTTCCAACCACGTCATCGGTTTCTATAAGCAGGACGAAAAACTCGACGCCACTTCGCCGCGCCGCCCTGACGGTTACTATGGTTTGTCCAAGTCCTACGGCGAAGACATGGCCAGTTTCTACTTCGATCGCTACGGCATCGAAACTGTCAGCATCCGCATCGGCTCCTCGTTCCCGGAACCGCAGAACCGCCGGATGATGCATACCTGGCTAAGCTTCGACGACCTCACGCAACTGCTCGAACGCTCGCTGTACACGCCGAACGTCGGTCACACCGTGGTCTACGGCATGTCCGCCAACAAAGACGTCTGGTGGGACAACCGCTACGCCGACCACCTCGGCTTCGAAGCCAAGGACAGCTCGGAAGTATTCCGCGACAAGGTCGAAGCGCAACCAATGCCGGCCGACGATGATCCCGCGCGGATCTATCAGGGTGGCGCCTTTGTTGCTGCAGGCCCGTTTGGCGACTGA
- a CDS encoding SMP-30/gluconolactonase/LRE family protein translates to MQAELIVDARNAVGESPVWVPQDNALYWVDIPNGGLQRWSADTGHVTSWKAPEMLGCITRHRNGGWVAGMESGFFRLHAHSDGSLDSELLANVAHSRPDMRLNDGRCDRQGRFWAGSMVLNMGLNAPEGRLYRYNAGQSGVVEAQLDGFTVPNGLGFSPDGKIMYLSDSHPNVQLIWAFDYDTETGTPSNRRVFVDMNQFAGRPDGAAVDADGCYWICANDAGLIHRFTPDGRLDYSLEVPVKKPTMCAFGGSNLDTLFVASIRPGDDHDPQSLAGGVFALKPGVKGLAEPEFNDLL, encoded by the coding sequence ATGCAAGCCGAATTGATCGTCGACGCCCGCAATGCGGTCGGTGAAAGCCCGGTGTGGGTGCCGCAGGATAACGCGCTGTACTGGGTCGATATCCCCAACGGTGGGTTACAACGCTGGAGCGCTGACACTGGTCATGTAACGTCCTGGAAAGCGCCGGAAATGCTCGGCTGCATCACTCGCCACCGCAACGGCGGCTGGGTGGCCGGCATGGAAAGCGGCTTCTTTCGCCTGCATGCGCACAGCGACGGCAGCCTCGACAGCGAATTGCTCGCCAACGTTGCGCACAGCCGCCCCGACATGCGGTTGAATGATGGTCGCTGCGACCGTCAAGGGCGTTTCTGGGCCGGCAGCATGGTATTGAACATGGGCCTCAACGCACCTGAAGGTCGACTCTATCGCTACAACGCAGGGCAGTCCGGAGTGGTCGAGGCGCAGCTTGACGGTTTCACCGTGCCCAATGGCCTCGGCTTCAGCCCCGACGGCAAGATCATGTATTTGTCCGACTCGCATCCCAATGTGCAACTGATCTGGGCTTTCGACTACGACACCGAGACCGGCACGCCGTCGAATCGCCGGGTGTTTGTCGACATGAACCAGTTCGCTGGCCGTCCTGACGGTGCCGCCGTGGATGCCGATGGCTGTTACTGGATCTGCGCCAATGATGCCGGACTGATTCACCGCTTCACGCCGGACGGTCGCCTCGACTATTCGCTGGAAGTCCCGGTGAAGAAACCGACGATGTGTGCGTTCGGTGGCAGCAACCTGGACACCTTGTTCGTCGCCTCGATTCGCCCCGGCGATGACCACGATCCGCAATCCCTGGCCGGCGGCGTGTTCGCTCTGAAGCCCGGCGTCAAAGGCCTTGCGGAACCCGAGTTCAACGATTTGCTTTAG
- a CDS encoding TRAP transporter substrate-binding protein yields the protein MNFKRTLLAAALPLIFTFAGAAQADMKLKFADIHPAGYPTVVAEESMGKALTKETNGELTFQYFPGGVLGSEKEVIEQMQVGAVQMSRVSLGIVGPVVPDVNVFNMPFIFRDQQHMRNVIDGPVGDEILDKITNSEFGLVALAWMDGGTRNIYTKKPVRKLEDLKGMKIRVQGNPMFIDMMNAMGGNGIAMDTGEIFSALQTGVIDGAENNPPTLLEHNHFQNAKFYSLTGHLILPEPIVMSKITWEKLTPDQQQLVKKAAKAAQAEERVLWDKKSAASEEKLKAAGVEFIEVDKKPFYDATAPVREKYGAKYADLIKKIEAVQ from the coding sequence ATGAACTTCAAACGCACCTTGCTCGCCGCTGCACTCCCGCTGATCTTCACCTTCGCCGGTGCCGCTCAGGCAGACATGAAACTCAAATTCGCTGACATCCATCCCGCCGGTTATCCAACCGTGGTGGCCGAAGAAAGCATGGGCAAGGCCCTGACCAAGGAAACCAACGGCGAGCTGACCTTCCAGTACTTCCCGGGCGGCGTGCTCGGGTCGGAAAAAGAAGTCATCGAACAGATGCAGGTCGGTGCGGTGCAAATGTCGCGCGTCAGCCTCGGTATCGTTGGCCCCGTGGTGCCGGACGTGAACGTGTTCAACATGCCGTTCATTTTCCGCGATCAACAGCACATGCGTAACGTGATCGATGGCCCGGTGGGCGACGAGATCCTCGACAAGATCACCAACTCCGAATTTGGTCTGGTAGCCCTCGCGTGGATGGACGGCGGCACTCGCAACATCTACACCAAGAAACCGGTACGCAAACTCGAAGACCTCAAAGGCATGAAAATCCGCGTGCAGGGCAACCCTATGTTCATCGACATGATGAACGCGATGGGTGGTAACGGCATCGCGATGGACACCGGCGAGATCTTCAGCGCCTTGCAGACCGGCGTGATCGACGGCGCGGAAAACAACCCGCCAACCCTGCTCGAACACAACCACTTCCAGAACGCCAAGTTCTACAGCCTGACCGGTCACCTGATCCTGCCAGAGCCGATCGTGATGTCGAAAATCACCTGGGAAAAACTCACTCCCGATCAACAGCAACTGGTCAAGAAAGCCGCCAAGGCTGCCCAGGCCGAAGAGCGTGTGCTGTGGGACAAGAAGTCCGCAGCCAGCGAAGAAAAACTCAAGGCTGCCGGCGTCGAGTTCATCGAAGTCGATAAAAAACCTTTCTACGACGCCACCGCTCCAGTACGGGAAAAGTACGGCGCGAAGTACGCCGACCTGATCAAGAAAATCGAAGCCGTTCAGTAA
- a CDS encoding TRAP transporter small permease: MKNLLLRINDKIYMTCIWVAGLSVLAISLMIPWGVFARYVLGTGSSWPEPTAILLMMVFTFIGAAASYRAGAHMAVAMLTDRMPPALKSAAAIVSQLLMAAICIFMTIWGAKLCMSTWNQFMAALPDLRVGVTYLPIPLGGLLTLIFVVEKLLLGDQSKRRVVQFDLVEESEGAV; the protein is encoded by the coding sequence ATGAAGAATCTGCTGCTGCGTATCAACGACAAGATCTACATGACGTGCATCTGGGTCGCCGGCCTTTCCGTCCTGGCGATTTCTTTGATGATCCCTTGGGGCGTGTTCGCCCGCTATGTGTTGGGCACTGGCTCGAGCTGGCCGGAGCCCACCGCGATCCTGCTGATGATGGTGTTCACCTTCATTGGCGCCGCCGCCAGTTACCGCGCCGGTGCGCACATGGCCGTGGCCATGCTCACCGACCGCATGCCGCCAGCGCTGAAATCTGCGGCGGCGATTGTTTCGCAGCTGCTGATGGCGGCGATCTGCATCTTCATGACCATCTGGGGCGCGAAGCTGTGCATGTCGACCTGGAACCAGTTCATGGCCGCCCTGCCCGACCTGCGGGTTGGCGTGACGTACTTGCCGATCCCGTTGGGCGGCTTGCTGACGCTGATTTTTGTCGTGGAAAAACTCCTGCTCGGTGACCAGAGCAAACGTCGGGTCGTGCAGTTCGACCTGGTTGAAGAAAGTGAAGGTGCCGTTTAA
- a CDS encoding TRAP transporter large permease has protein sequence MDALILLGSFIVLILIGMPVAYALGAAALIGAWWIDIPFQAVMIQVASGVNKFSLLAIPFFVLAGAIMAEGGMSRRLVACAGVLVGFVRGGLSLVNIVASTFFGAISGSSVADTASVGSVLIPEMERKGYPREFSTAVTVSGSVQALLTPPSHNSVLYSLAAGGTVSIASLFMAGIVPGLMMSACLMVLCLIFAKKRNYPKGEVIPMRQALKIVGEALWGMMAMVIILGGILSGIFTATESAAIAVLWSFFVTMFIYRDYKWSELPKLMHRTVRTISIVMILIGFAASFGYIMTLMQIPAKITTMFLTLSDNRYVILMCINVMLLMLGTVMDMAPLILILTPILMPVILGIGVDPVQFGMIMLVNLGIGLITPPVGAVLFVGSAVGKVSIESTVKALLPFYGVLFLVLLLVTYVPAISLWLPHLVL, from the coding sequence ATGGACGCTCTGATTCTGCTGGGCAGTTTTATCGTGTTGATCCTGATCGGCATGCCGGTCGCTTACGCGTTGGGCGCCGCTGCGCTGATCGGCGCGTGGTGGATCGATATTCCATTCCAGGCGGTGATGATCCAGGTCGCCTCGGGAGTGAACAAATTCTCGCTGCTGGCCATCCCGTTCTTTGTGCTGGCCGGAGCAATCATGGCCGAGGGCGGCATGTCGCGCCGCTTGGTCGCGTGTGCCGGAGTGCTGGTGGGTTTCGTGCGCGGAGGCCTGTCGCTGGTCAACATCGTCGCCTCGACGTTCTTCGGTGCGATCTCCGGTTCCTCGGTGGCCGACACTGCGTCGGTAGGTTCGGTGCTGATTCCGGAAATGGAACGCAAGGGCTATCCACGGGAGTTCTCCACTGCGGTGACCGTCAGTGGTTCGGTGCAAGCCCTGCTGACCCCGCCAAGCCATAACTCGGTGCTCTACTCGCTGGCCGCCGGCGGCACCGTTTCGATCGCTTCGCTGTTCATGGCGGGCATCGTCCCGGGCCTGATGATGAGCGCCTGCCTGATGGTGCTGTGCCTGATCTTCGCGAAAAAGCGCAACTATCCCAAGGGCGAAGTGATCCCGATGCGCCAGGCGCTGAAGATCGTCGGCGAAGCCCTGTGGGGCATGATGGCGATGGTGATCATCCTCGGCGGCATCCTCTCCGGCATCTTCACCGCCACTGAATCGGCGGCGATCGCGGTGCTGTGGTCATTCTTCGTGACCATGTTCATTTATCGCGATTACAAATGGAGCGAGCTGCCCAAGCTGATGCATCGCACGGTGCGCACCATTTCCATCGTAATGATCCTGATCGGTTTCGCCGCCAGCTTCGGCTACATCATGACCCTGATGCAGATCCCGGCGAAGATCACCACGATGTTCCTGACGCTGTCGGACAACCGTTACGTGATTCTGATGTGCATCAATGTGATGCTGCTGATGTTGGGCACGGTGATGGACATGGCGCCGCTGATCCTGATCCTCACGCCGATCCTGATGCCAGTGATTCTCGGCATCGGTGTCGATCCGGTGCAGTTCGGCATGATCATGCTGGTCAACCTGGGGATCGGATTGATCACACCGCCAGTGGGCGCCGTGCTCTTCGTCGGCTCGGCGGTGGGCAAGGTCAGTATCGAAAGCACTGTGAAAGCCCTGCTGCCATTCTACGGCGTGCTGTTCCTGGTGCTGCTGCTGGTGACTTACGTACCGGCAATTTCGCTGTGGCTGCCGCATCTGGTGTTGTAA
- a CDS encoding sulfite exporter TauE/SafE family protein has protein sequence MLLASLFGVVMGLVLGLTGAGGGILAVPALVLGLGWTMTQAAPVALFAVGSAAAVGAIDGLRHGLVRYRAALLIAALGAVFSPLGIYFAHQLPEKILMILFSLLMVMVAWRMLGKERRQAGPSDHGHASWGQKNCMLDVETGRFDWTAKCTATLAALGAITGLVSGLLGVGGGFLIVPAFKQLTDVQMRGIVATSLMVISLISVIGVIGSFHAGVRIDRQGAAFIIASVVGMIIGRTLCAQLPARALQVGFASVCLVVAGYMLLRA, from the coding sequence ATGTTGCTGGCAAGTCTGTTTGGCGTGGTGATGGGGCTGGTCCTCGGTCTGACCGGGGCCGGTGGTGGCATTCTCGCGGTGCCGGCGCTGGTGCTCGGGCTCGGCTGGACAATGACCCAAGCGGCGCCCGTCGCCTTGTTCGCGGTCGGCAGTGCGGCGGCGGTCGGTGCGATCGATGGTTTGCGGCATGGCCTGGTGCGTTATCGCGCGGCCCTGTTGATCGCGGCGCTGGGGGCGGTGTTTTCGCCGCTGGGGATCTATTTCGCGCACCAGTTGCCGGAGAAGATCCTGATGATCCTGTTCAGTCTGCTGATGGTTATGGTCGCCTGGCGAATGCTCGGAAAAGAGCGTCGGCAAGCGGGCCCAAGCGATCATGGGCATGCCAGTTGGGGCCAGAAGAACTGCATGCTCGACGTTGAAACCGGACGCTTCGACTGGACCGCCAAATGCACCGCGACGCTCGCGGCTTTGGGCGCGATCACCGGGCTGGTGTCCGGTTTGCTCGGCGTCGGTGGCGGCTTTTTGATCGTGCCGGCGTTCAAGCAACTGACCGATGTGCAGATGCGCGGCATCGTTGCCACGTCATTGATGGTGATCAGTCTGATTTCCGTGATTGGCGTGATCGGCTCGTTTCACGCGGGCGTGCGGATCGACCGTCAGGGCGCGGCGTTCATCATTGCCAGTGTGGTCGGCATGATTATCGGCCGTACGCTTTGCGCGCAGTTGCCGGCGCGGGCGTTGCAGGTGGGATTTGCCAGTGTCTGTCTGGTGGTGGCGGGGTACATGTTGTTGCGGGCGTGA
- a CDS encoding NAD(P)/FAD-dependent oxidoreductase — translation MNDQHWGPSISADIVVIGGGTAGIGFVASLLKRDPHLNITVIEPSSQHYYQPAWTLVGGGAYDAKDTARPMSKVMPRQATWIQASVTAIDPHQRQLTLNDQRTVSYQNLVVCPGLRLAWEKIEGLQESLGQHGVTSNYSYQHAQYTWDQVQKLRDGRALFTQPAMPIKCAGAPQKALYLSCDHWRKSGALHNINVEFNLAGAALFGVATFVPPLMKYIEKYRAQLAFNSNLVKVDGPAKTAWFEVKDADGNVTREAKIFDLLHVVPPQVSPDFIAQSALADAAGWCEVNPHSLQHPRYPEVFALGDVCGTSNAKTAAAVRKQIVVVAENLFAQRQQQPLPLKYDGYGSCPLTVEKGKVILAEFGYGGKLLPTFPLDPTVARRSAWWLKASLLPWFYWNGMLKGREWLTRLSKVD, via the coding sequence ATGAACGATCAACACTGGGGCCCATCCATCAGTGCCGATATCGTGGTCATCGGCGGCGGCACGGCGGGCATCGGTTTTGTCGCCAGTTTGCTCAAGCGTGATCCGCATCTGAACATCACCGTGATCGAACCGAGTTCGCAGCACTACTACCAGCCGGCGTGGACGCTGGTCGGCGGCGGGGCTTATGACGCCAAGGACACCGCAAGGCCGATGAGCAAGGTCATGCCGCGGCAAGCGACGTGGATTCAGGCCAGCGTCACCGCCATTGATCCGCACCAGCGCCAACTCACCCTCAACGACCAACGCACCGTCAGCTACCAAAACCTCGTCGTGTGCCCGGGCCTGCGCCTGGCCTGGGAGAAAATCGAGGGCTTGCAGGAAAGCCTCGGCCAGCACGGCGTGACGTCCAATTACAGTTACCAGCATGCGCAATACACCTGGGATCAAGTGCAGAAACTGCGTGATGGCCGGGCGCTGTTTACCCAGCCGGCGATGCCGATCAAATGTGCCGGTGCGCCACAAAAGGCGCTGTATCTTTCCTGCGATCACTGGCGCAAATCCGGCGCACTGCACAACATCAACGTCGAATTCAATCTGGCTGGCGCCGCACTGTTCGGCGTGGCGACATTCGTACCACCGTTGATGAAATACATCGAAAAATACCGCGCGCAACTGGCGTTCAATTCGAATCTGGTCAAAGTTGACGGCCCGGCGAAAACCGCCTGGTTCGAGGTCAAGGACGCCGACGGCAACGTGACCCGCGAAGCGAAAATCTTTGATCTGCTCCACGTCGTCCCGCCCCAGGTCTCGCCGGACTTCATTGCGCAGAGTGCCCTGGCCGATGCCGCCGGATGGTGCGAAGTCAATCCGCACAGCCTGCAGCATCCGCGCTATCCCGAGGTGTTCGCCCTCGGCGATGTCTGCGGTACCAGCAACGCCAAAACCGCAGCGGCGGTGCGCAAGCAAATTGTCGTGGTGGCCGAAAACCTGTTTGCTCAGCGTCAGCAGCAACCCCTGCCGCTGAAGTACGACGGCTACGGCTCCTGCCCGCTGACGGTGGAGAAGGGCAAGGTGATCCTTGCCGAATTCGGCTATGGCGGCAAGCTGCTGCCGACTTTCCCGCTGGACCCGACCGTTGCCCGCCGTTCGGCCTGGTGGCTCAAGGCTTCGCTGCTGCCGTGGTTCTACTGGAACGGCATGCTCAAGGGCCGCGAGTGGCTGACACGTCTCTCCAAGGTTGACTGA
- a CDS encoding ArsR/SmtB family transcription factor, with the protein MQSSLTESEVAQLRASASKACALLKALANEDRLLILCQLTQGERNVGELETMTGVRQPTLSQQLGILRDEGLVATRREGKYIFYGLASHEVIQVMKTLSGLYCGAVLKSWEQP; encoded by the coding sequence ATGCAATCCAGTCTGACCGAAAGTGAAGTTGCCCAACTGCGTGCCTCCGCATCCAAGGCCTGCGCGCTGCTCAAGGCGTTGGCCAATGAAGATCGCTTGTTGATCCTCTGTCAACTGACCCAGGGTGAGCGCAATGTCGGCGAGCTGGAAACAATGACCGGTGTGCGTCAGCCGACGCTGTCGCAGCAATTGGGCATTTTGCGTGATGAAGGCCTGGTCGCGACGCGCCGTGAAGGCAAATACATTTTCTACGGCCTGGCCAGTCACGAAGTCATTCAAGTGATGAAGACCTTGTCAGGGCTTTATTGCGGAGCGGTGCTCAAGAGCTGGGAACAGCCATAA
- a CDS encoding MBL fold metallo-hydrolase: protein MPALIEAFLDPASSTYSYVVYEADGGLCAIVDPVLDYDGAAGRTCTTQADKIIAFVRKHQLQVQWLLETHAHADHLSAAPYLRRELGGKIAIGESISKVQNVFKTLFNLEPEFSVDGSQFDHLFAPDESFMIGNLKATALHVPGHTPADMAYLIDGEQILVGDTLFMPDVGTARCDFPGGNAQQLFRSIQKLLAFPASVKLYVCHDYPPESRASHCQSTVGEQRKSNIHVHDGIDEAAFVEMRTTRDAGLGMPTLLLPAIQVNVRAGNFPAAEDNGVVYLKVPLNKL from the coding sequence ATGCCCGCCCTGATTGAAGCTTTCCTCGACCCCGCCTCCTCGACCTACAGCTATGTGGTCTACGAAGCCGACGGCGGACTGTGCGCAATCGTCGATCCGGTGCTCGATTACGACGGCGCCGCGGGTCGCACCTGCACCACTCAGGCAGACAAGATCATTGCCTTCGTCCGCAAGCATCAGCTGCAAGTGCAATGGTTGCTGGAAACCCATGCCCACGCCGATCACCTCTCCGCCGCGCCTTACCTGCGCCGTGAACTGGGCGGCAAGATCGCCATCGGCGAATCGATCAGCAAAGTGCAGAACGTGTTCAAGACGTTATTCAATCTGGAGCCGGAATTCAGCGTCGACGGCTCGCAGTTCGATCATCTGTTTGCGCCCGACGAGTCGTTCATGATCGGCAATCTCAAAGCCACCGCCCTGCACGTCCCCGGCCACACGCCTGCGGATATGGCGTACCTGATCGATGGCGAGCAGATTCTGGTCGGCGATACGCTGTTCATGCCGGATGTCGGCACGGCGCGCTGCGACTTTCCTGGCGGCAACGCGCAGCAGTTGTTCAGGTCGATCCAAAAGCTCCTGGCCTTCCCGGCCAGCGTGAAGCTTTACGTCTGCCACGATTACCCGCCCGAGAGCCGCGCCTCGCACTGCCAGTCAACGGTCGGCGAACAGCGCAAAAGCAATATTCATGTGCATGACGGAATCGATGAAGCGGCGTTCGTCGAGATGCGCACAACGCGTGATGCCGGGCTGGGCATGCCGACGCTGTTACTGCCGGCGATCCAGGTGAACGTGCGGGCGGGAAATTTCCCCGCGGCCGAAGACAATGGCGTGGTTTACCTGAAGGTTCCGCTCAACAAGCTTTAA
- the bkdR gene encoding Bkd operon transcriptional regulator BkdR, protein MRKLDRTDIGILNSLQENARITNADLARSVNLSPTPCFNRVKAMEELGLIREQVTLLDADLLGLHVNVFIHVSLEKQVEEALQHFEEAISDRPEVMECYLMAGDPDYLIRVLVPSIQSLERFMMDFLTKVPGVANIRSSFALKQVRYKTALPLPVNGLTLGS, encoded by the coding sequence ATGCGCAAACTGGACCGTACCGATATCGGCATTCTCAACAGTCTTCAGGAGAACGCGCGCATCACCAACGCTGACCTCGCGCGCTCGGTCAATCTGTCGCCAACGCCGTGCTTCAATCGGGTCAAGGCAATGGAAGAATTGGGCCTGATTCGCGAACAGGTGACGCTGCTGGACGCGGATTTGCTGGGGTTGCACGTCAACGTTTTCATTCACGTCAGCCTGGAGAAACAGGTCGAAGAAGCGCTGCAGCATTTCGAGGAAGCGATCTCCGACCGGCCCGAGGTGATGGAGTGCTATCTGATGGCCGGCGACCCGGACTATCTGATCCGGGTGCTGGTGCCGAGCATTCAGTCGCTGGAGCGTTTCATGATGGATTTTCTGACCAAGGTTCCGGGCGTGGCGAACATCCGCTCAAGCTTTGCTCTCAAGCAAGTGCGCTACAAGACGGCGTTGCCGTTGCCGGTCAATGGGTTGACGTTGGGGAGCTGA